Proteins encoded together in one Desulfovibrio sp. UCD-KL4C window:
- a CDS encoding cold-shock protein: MSSKGIVSWFNEQKGFGFITDENGRDVYVHYSEVIRDGFKTLNVGEKVVFELVGDSLAPKAASVRILNY, from the coding sequence ATGAGCTCGAAAGGCATTGTAAGCTGGTTCAACGAGCAAAAAGGGTTCGGTTTTATCACAGATGAAAACGGACGGGATGTATACGTCCATTACTCTGAAGTAATTCGTGACGGGTTCAAAACTCTTAATGTTGGTGAAAAAGTTGTTTTTGAGCTGGTTGGCGATAGCCTTGCACCGAAAGCTGCTTCTGTAAGAATTTTGAATTATTAG
- a CDS encoding chemotaxis protein, translating into MAKNEILLETGTNELEILEFYIDIPVSDAGPAERCHFGVNVAKVMQVIESPNLEHPESAEHPCFMGTIPLRNHILPVLDLAVWLGLEKDNQKYDIVIVTEFSQTVSGFQVSGVTEIHRVGWQQVLSPDKFMSSFNESCIIGIVEREDRFIQLLDLESILADLDPTLGGNLAEPSAVASEAYTALVCDDSPTIRAMLDKILVSANFRHTIVHNGEEALNTLKKIKNIAHQEKRPIRDYLEIVISDIEMPLMDGFSLTKWIREDTDFKDIPVILYSSIITKELKHKGDSVGANEQVSKPDLHLLPEKAIKLIEGINR; encoded by the coding sequence ATGGCAAAAAATGAAATTCTACTTGAAACAGGGACTAATGAGCTCGAAATTCTTGAATTTTATATTGATATACCTGTATCTGACGCAGGACCTGCAGAAAGATGTCACTTTGGCGTCAATGTCGCCAAGGTTATGCAAGTTATTGAAAGCCCAAACCTTGAGCACCCAGAATCAGCAGAGCATCCCTGCTTTATGGGAACAATCCCTCTGCGAAATCATATCTTGCCAGTCCTTGATCTTGCTGTATGGCTTGGCCTTGAAAAAGACAACCAGAAATATGACATTGTGATTGTGACTGAATTCAGTCAGACGGTTTCTGGCTTTCAAGTAAGTGGTGTGACTGAAATACACAGAGTCGGCTGGCAACAAGTTCTTTCGCCTGATAAATTTATGAGCAGCTTTAACGAAAGCTGTATTATAGGCATAGTCGAACGTGAAGACAGATTTATTCAGCTATTAGACCTTGAAAGTATTTTGGCAGACCTTGACCCTACTCTGGGTGGTAACCTTGCGGAGCCTTCAGCGGTGGCTTCAGAGGCATATACAGCTCTTGTTTGTGATGATTCTCCGACTATTCGGGCTATGCTGGATAAGATTCTTGTTTCCGCCAATTTCAGACATACTATCGTCCACAATGGCGAAGAAGCTCTCAATACCTTGAAAAAAATTAAAAATATCGCGCACCAAGAAAAACGTCCCATAAGAGATTACCTAGAAATCGTTATCTCAGATATCGAAATGCCTCTTATGGACGGATTCAGCCTTACTAAATGGATAAGAGAAGACACAGACTTTAAAGATATTCCTGTTATTTTGTACTCTTCAATCATTACTAAAGAGCTTAAGCACAAGGGAGACTCTGTTGGAGCCAATGAACAAGTATCAAAGCCGGATCTTCATTTACTTCCTGAAAAAGCGATAAAACTGATTGAAGGAATCAACCGATAG
- a CDS encoding response regulator, which yields MYKILIAEDDRISQKLAARFVEGMGYIPFISPHGKHAYEALKAENEFDVLITDYMMPEMDGRQLIQTLRGDSKFMELPIVLMSAVVGVSDISNLLALGATYFLTKPIDKIEFEEVVSRCLK from the coding sequence ATGTACAAAATATTGATAGCTGAAGATGATAGAATTTCACAGAAACTTGCAGCAAGATTTGTTGAGGGGATGGGGTATATTCCATTTATCAGTCCTCATGGTAAGCATGCGTATGAAGCTTTAAAAGCCGAGAACGAATTTGATGTGTTGATCACAGATTATATGATGCCTGAGATGGATGGGAGGCAACTTATTCAAACGCTCAGGGGTGATTCTAAGTTTATGGAATTGCCGATAGTTTTGATGTCCGCGGTTGTGGGGGTTTCAGATATTTCTAATTTGCTTGCACTTGGGGCTACTTATTTTTTGACAAAGCCAATTGATAAAATTGAGTTTGAAGAAGTTGTAAGTCGCTGTCTCAAGTAG